The following coding sequences lie in one Metallumcola ferriviriculae genomic window:
- the nikC gene encoding nickel transporter permease yields the protein MSTQLAAKEVELEERQSRGIWGDAFARLLRQKSAVVGLIIVLVLILAALFAPAIAPYNPEKGELVQRLQAPSGANWLGTDAQGRDILSRVIFGSRISIQVGMITVGISLVIGTFLGAVSGYYGGVLDMLVMRFIDMMMAFPYILLAIAITAVLGPSLVNAMIAIGIVGIPIYARVVRGAVLSVKEQEYVEAARAAGCSDGRIIWRHVLPNCIAPIIVQATLGVGTAILDAAGLSFLGLGAKPPKPEWGLMLNQGKDSLQTAPWTVMFPGLAILLVVLGFNLLGDGLRDALDPRLKE from the coding sequence ATGAGCACTCAATTAGCAGCAAAGGAAGTAGAACTTGAAGAACGTCAGTCCCGAGGCATTTGGGGAGACGCTTTTGCTCGGCTCCTCCGACAGAAGTCCGCCGTGGTAGGGTTGATTATCGTTTTGGTATTGATTTTAGCAGCACTTTTTGCGCCTGCCATTGCGCCGTATAATCCGGAAAAGGGCGAACTGGTACAGCGGCTGCAAGCACCATCGGGGGCAAACTGGCTGGGTACTGATGCTCAAGGAAGGGATATTCTCAGCAGAGTTATTTTCGGTTCACGCATTTCTATTCAAGTAGGAATGATTACTGTGGGTATTTCTCTGGTAATAGGTACTTTTTTGGGGGCTGTTTCCGGTTATTATGGCGGTGTTTTAGATATGTTGGTAATGCGCTTTATAGACATGATGATGGCTTTCCCATATATTTTGTTGGCAATCGCCATTACCGCAGTGCTTGGGCCTAGTCTGGTCAATGCAATGATTGCTATTGGTATTGTAGGCATACCTATTTATGCCAGGGTGGTCAGAGGTGCTGTTTTGTCAGTGAAGGAACAAGAGTATGTGGAAGCAGCTAGAGCAGCCGGGTGTTCTGATGGGCGGATAATTTGGCGGCACGTACTGCCCAATTGTATTGCGCCTATAATTGTGCAGGCCACACTGGGCGTAGGGACTGCAATCCTAGACGCTGCCGGCCTAAGCTTTTTGGGTTTAGGAGCAAAACCGCCTAAGCCGGAATGGGGCCTGATGCTCAATCAGGGAAAAGATTCGTTGCAGACCGCTCCGTGGACTGTGATGTTTCCGGGATTGGCTATTCTTTTGGTAGTGTTGGGCTTTAACCTGTTAGGTGATGGACTTAGGGATGCTTTAGATCCACGCCTGAAAGAATAA
- a CDS encoding ABC transporter permease — protein sequence MIKYIIRRLVMIIPVLVGVSILAFLLIHLIPGNPAVAMLGERATPEQIAHLEEALGLNDPIYVQYGRFMGRILHGDFGRSIHSNSSVLWEMGVRFPATIELTMAAMFVAVVVGMGAGIISAVKPNSIFDHISMGTALVGVSMPIFWLGLMMIYLFGVQLKILPPSGRLDVAITLERVTNFYVLDAIITGNWVAFKDALLHLVMPAVALGTIPMAMIARMTRSSMLEVMRQDYIRTARAKGLAEKIIILRHALKNAFLPVLTVIGLQFGYLLGGAVMTEWIFSWPGIGRWIFLAIGARDFPIVQGGILLIATVFVIVNLLVDVLYTLVDPRIRFD from the coding sequence ATGATTAAATACATTATCAGAAGACTGGTTATGATTATCCCCGTACTGGTGGGTGTGTCTATCCTGGCCTTTTTATTAATTCATCTTATCCCCGGCAACCCGGCTGTAGCTATGTTGGGCGAACGAGCAACGCCGGAGCAAATCGCACACCTGGAAGAAGCATTAGGGTTAAATGATCCTATTTATGTTCAGTACGGTCGATTCATGGGGCGAATATTACATGGTGACTTCGGGCGTTCTATACATTCCAATAGCTCAGTGCTATGGGAGATGGGAGTACGTTTTCCCGCTACTATAGAATTAACTATGGCGGCCATGTTTGTTGCTGTAGTGGTGGGTATGGGAGCGGGTATCATTTCCGCCGTAAAACCCAATTCTATTTTCGACCATATTTCCATGGGAACGGCGTTGGTAGGCGTTTCCATGCCCATATTTTGGCTAGGATTGATGATGATTTATTTATTTGGAGTGCAATTGAAGATACTGCCGCCGTCAGGGCGGTTGGACGTAGCCATTACCTTGGAACGGGTCACGAATTTTTATGTACTGGACGCTATCATTACTGGTAACTGGGTAGCTTTTAAAGACGCTCTGCTGCACTTGGTAATGCCGGCTGTGGCATTAGGTACTATTCCCATGGCTATGATCGCCAGGATGACCAGATCCAGTATGCTGGAAGTTATGCGGCAGGATTATATCCGTACTGCCCGAGCCAAAGGTTTGGCTGAAAAAATAATCATTCTAAGGCATGCCCTGAAAAATGCATTTTTACCTGTACTGACGGTAATAGGGCTTCAATTCGGCTATCTCCTCGGTGGTGCGGTAATGACTGAATGGATTTTCTCCTGGCCGGGGATTGGGCGTTGGATTTTCTTGGCTATTGGCGCACGGGACTTCCCCATCGTACAGGGAGGAATCTTGCTGATAGCGACAGTATTTGTGATTGTTAACCTACTGGTGGACGTGTTATACACGTTAGTCGACCCCAGGATACGCTTCGATTAG
- a CDS encoding ABC transporter substrate-binding protein, translating to MKKINSKLILLLALLLAMSLAVAGCGGNGAAPDQDQAGNDQPQAAKEKVLVWGRGGDASGLDPSNVTDGESAKVTINMYEGLVAYKQDSTEVIPALAKDWKVSEDGKTWSFFLREGVKFHDGTDFDAEDVVFNFERWMNEGHEYHIGGEFEYWGYMFGGYPGVVESVKATDQYTVEFTLNKPMATFLANVAMFPFGIASPEAVKEFGEDYFKNPVGTGPFEFVEWVPDSKIVLKKFDGYWGDSAKVDKLVFRSIPDNSARLMELQAGSIDIMDGITPDDVATIKSDDQFQLILRPSMNVGYLAMNVEKEPFDDVKVRRAVNMAINKKPIIDAFFAGLAKPAKNPLPPSLWGYNDAVEDYEYNAEQAKALLAEAGYPNGFKTTLWAMPVPRPYFPQPQKIAEAMQADLIEVGIDAEIVSHDWTTYLKKTESGEHDMAMLGWTGDNGDPDNFLYVLLDKDNAVKGSAGNIAFYKNDEVHDLLIKAQQEMDQEVRADLYKQAQEIIHDDAPWVPMSHSTPPIAAKKGVSGYVPHPTGVESLVTVDKN from the coding sequence ATGAAAAAAATTAATAGCAAGCTTATTCTTTTACTAGCGCTGCTGCTGGCCATGAGTCTAGCGGTTGCCGGTTGTGGTGGCAATGGTGCCGCTCCTGACCAAGACCAAGCAGGAAACGACCAACCGCAAGCTGCCAAAGAAAAGGTATTGGTATGGGGTCGCGGTGGAGATGCTTCCGGACTTGATCCGTCTAATGTTACTGACGGTGAGTCGGCAAAGGTAACTATCAATATGTATGAAGGTCTGGTTGCTTATAAGCAGGACAGCACTGAAGTTATTCCTGCGTTAGCAAAAGATTGGAAAGTTTCCGAAGACGGTAAGACTTGGAGCTTCTTCCTGCGTGAAGGCGTTAAATTCCACGACGGCACTGATTTCGATGCCGAGGACGTAGTATTTAATTTTGAACGTTGGATGAATGAAGGTCACGAGTATCATATCGGTGGAGAATTTGAATATTGGGGATATATGTTTGGCGGTTATCCCGGGGTTGTTGAATCAGTAAAAGCAACAGACCAATATACTGTTGAGTTTACTCTGAACAAGCCCATGGCTACTTTCTTGGCTAATGTGGCTATGTTCCCGTTTGGTATTGCCAGCCCTGAGGCCGTTAAAGAATTCGGCGAAGATTACTTCAAAAATCCGGTAGGTACCGGTCCGTTTGAATTCGTTGAATGGGTACCCGATAGTAAGATTGTACTGAAGAAATTTGATGGTTATTGGGGAGATTCAGCTAAGGTTGACAAGCTTGTTTTCCGTTCTATCCCGGATAACTCCGCTCGTTTGATGGAATTACAGGCAGGAAGCATTGATATAATGGACGGAATTACACCTGATGATGTAGCAACTATTAAGAGCGATGACCAATTTCAGTTGATACTGAGACCAAGTATGAATGTTGGCTACTTGGCTATGAATGTAGAGAAAGAACCCTTTGATGATGTGAAAGTACGCCGGGCAGTAAATATGGCTATCAACAAGAAGCCCATTATTGATGCCTTCTTTGCCGGGCTGGCTAAACCGGCTAAAAACCCACTGCCGCCTTCTCTGTGGGGCTACAATGATGCAGTTGAAGACTATGAATATAATGCCGAGCAGGCAAAAGCTTTATTAGCTGAAGCAGGATATCCAAACGGTTTCAAGACAACCCTTTGGGCTATGCCTGTGCCGCGCCCTTACTTCCCGCAGCCCCAGAAAATTGCTGAGGCTATGCAGGCAGACCTGATAGAAGTGGGTATTGATGCAGAAATCGTGAGCCACGACTGGACTACCTACCTCAAAAAGACCGAGAGTGGCGAACATGATATGGCTATGCTGGGTTGGACAGGTGATAACGGTGACCCGGATAACTTCCTGTATGTCCTGTTAGACAAAGACAATGCTGTAAAAGGCAGTGCAGGAAATATTGCTTTTTATAAGAACGACGAAGTCCATGATCTGTTAATTAAAGCTCAGCAGGAAATGGATCAGGAAGTACGTGCTGATCTCTATAAGCAGGCACAAGAGATCATTCACGATGACGCTCCATGGGTTCCCATGAGCCACTCAACACCGCCTATCGCGGCCAAAAAAGGTGTTTCCGGTTATGTACCTCATCCTACCGGTGTAGAGAGTCTTGTTACTGTTGATAAGAATTAA
- a CDS encoding ABC transporter ATP-binding protein — MAGNILEVHYLKKYFPIHAGIVSRQVGAIKAVDGVSFTVREGETLGLVGESGCGKSTTGRTILRLLEPTAGKIIFQGKDITHLNAKELRPIRREIQMVFQDPYASLNPRMTVEEIISEPMLVHGLGNKKSRSKKIHELLDVVGLAGYHARRYPHEFSGGQRQRIGIARALAVNPRMIIFDEPVSALDVSIQAQVINLMEDLQKEFGLTFIFIAHDLSVVKHISDRVAVMYLGRIVELAEWEKLYKMPMHPYTQALLSAIPVPDPKHKKERIILSGDVPSPGNPPRGCHFHNRCCHAKEKCRQEIPVLRDCENGHFSACHLTSAVKSA, encoded by the coding sequence ATGGCAGGAAATATCTTGGAAGTTCATTATTTAAAAAAATACTTTCCCATTCACGCCGGTATTGTGTCTCGGCAGGTAGGAGCAATAAAAGCCGTTGACGGTGTTTCTTTTACTGTCAGGGAAGGGGAAACACTAGGGTTGGTAGGAGAAAGTGGCTGCGGCAAGTCTACCACCGGCCGTACCATTCTTCGGCTGCTTGAGCCGACTGCGGGAAAAATTATTTTTCAAGGTAAAGACATTACTCATTTGAATGCAAAAGAACTTCGACCCATTCGCCGGGAAATACAAATGGTATTCCAAGATCCTTATGCATCGTTAAACCCGCGAATGACCGTTGAAGAGATTATTTCCGAACCGATGCTGGTACATGGACTTGGTAACAAGAAAAGCCGCAGCAAAAAGATTCATGAATTATTAGACGTGGTGGGGTTAGCAGGGTACCATGCTCGTCGATATCCTCACGAGTTCAGCGGCGGGCAGCGTCAAAGGATTGGTATTGCTAGAGCTCTGGCTGTTAATCCCCGTATGATTATTTTTGACGAACCTGTCTCCGCGCTTGATGTATCGATTCAGGCGCAGGTTATTAATCTGATGGAAGATTTGCAAAAGGAATTCGGCTTGACTTTTATCTTTATCGCTCACGATTTAAGTGTTGTGAAACACATCAGTGATCGTGTGGCAGTGATGTATTTAGGTAGAATAGTTGAGCTGGCGGAATGGGAGAAACTCTATAAAATGCCCATGCACCCGTATACGCAAGCATTACTATCAGCAATTCCTGTACCTGATCCTAAGCACAAGAAGGAGCGTATCATTTTAAGCGGCGATGTACCCAGTCCGGGCAACCCGCCTAGGGGGTGCCATTTTCATAACCGGTGCTGTCATGCTAAGGAAAAATGCCGTCAAGAGATACCTGTGCTAAGAGATTGCGAGAATGGACATTTTTCGGCCTGTCATTTGACCAGTGCAGTTAAAAGTGCCTAA
- a CDS encoding ABC transporter ATP-binding protein, with translation MAEKLLQVKNLKTHFFTKEGVVKAVDGVDFDVEKGQTLGIVGESGSGKTITVMSLLRLIPQPPGKIVDGEVLFKGEDLLKKTEKQMRKIRGNEISMIFQDPMTSLNPVMTVGQQIIEAVTYHQKVTKKKARKKAIEALGLVGIPEPSQRVDDYPHQFSGGMRQRAMIAMALACNPELLIADEPTTALDVTIQAQILELMQKLQSDLGTSILLITHDLGVVAESCHQVLVMYAGNPVEKADVESIFEKPRHPYTLGLLHSLPKLGEEQRERLRPIEGNPPNLSSLPDGCNFAPRCDRAEEICLKSEPRVKEVEPGHWVSCHCL, from the coding sequence TTGGCAGAAAAATTACTGCAGGTTAAGAACTTAAAAACGCATTTCTTTACGAAAGAGGGCGTAGTCAAGGCTGTAGACGGAGTAGACTTCGATGTGGAAAAAGGTCAGACCCTTGGTATTGTTGGGGAATCCGGTTCGGGCAAGACAATTACGGTAATGTCTTTATTAAGGTTAATCCCGCAGCCTCCGGGTAAGATTGTTGACGGGGAAGTGCTGTTTAAAGGGGAGGATTTGCTAAAAAAGACAGAGAAACAGATGCGGAAAATTCGAGGAAATGAAATATCAATGATTTTCCAAGACCCGATGACTTCCTTAAACCCTGTGATGACAGTGGGTCAACAGATTATCGAGGCCGTGACCTATCATCAAAAGGTTACTAAGAAAAAGGCCCGGAAAAAGGCTATTGAGGCGTTAGGCCTAGTGGGGATACCGGAACCAAGCCAACGGGTGGATGACTACCCACACCAATTTAGCGGCGGTATGCGACAGCGCGCTATGATTGCTATGGCCTTGGCCTGCAATCCCGAACTGCTAATCGCTGATGAACCGACAACGGCTCTGGATGTTACCATCCAGGCGCAGATATTGGAACTGATGCAAAAGCTGCAGTCGGATTTAGGTACTTCAATTTTGCTGATTACCCACGACTTAGGTGTAGTAGCGGAAAGCTGTCACCAAGTGCTGGTAATGTACGCCGGTAATCCGGTAGAGAAAGCGGATGTGGAAAGTATCTTTGAAAAGCCTAGGCATCCATATACTTTGGGATTATTACATTCTTTACCGAAGTTGGGTGAAGAACAAAGGGAAAGGTTAAGGCCTATTGAAGGAAACCCACCTAACTTAAGTTCCCTGCCCGATGGCTGTAACTTCGCACCGAGGTGTGATCGGGCGGAGGAGATTTGTCTTAAATCTGAGCCCCGGGTAAAAGAGGTGGAACCGGGTCATTGGGTTAGTTGTCACTGTTTATAA
- the hisIE gene encoding bifunctional phosphoribosyl-AMP cyclohydrolase/phosphoribosyl-ATP diphosphatase HisIE: MTKTAISRETDNLLKFDDQGLIPAVVQDFNSGQVLMVAYMNREALKLTINKGEAHFYSRSRRSLWHKGETSGNTQEVKEIFYDCDGDTLLLQVVPRGPACHTGKMSCFYRTIDGDEQSAGGGILDELAAVIKQRKKERPEGSYTTYLFDKGLDKILKKVGEETAEVIIAAKNPNNDEIIYETSDLIYHLLVLLEEKKVKLSSIQQELASRR, translated from the coding sequence ATGACAAAGACGGCCATATCTCGAGAAACTGACAATCTTCTTAAATTTGACGATCAGGGTTTAATTCCGGCAGTTGTCCAAGATTTTAATTCCGGACAGGTACTGATGGTAGCATATATGAATCGGGAGGCATTAAAACTTACTATCAATAAAGGCGAGGCTCACTTTTACAGTCGCAGTCGCCGCAGTCTGTGGCATAAGGGGGAAACCTCAGGAAATACCCAGGAAGTGAAAGAAATATTTTATGATTGTGATGGGGATACGCTGCTGTTGCAGGTGGTGCCCCGGGGACCTGCGTGTCATACTGGTAAGATGAGCTGCTTTTACCGCACTATTGATGGTGATGAGCAATCAGCAGGCGGTGGAATACTGGATGAACTGGCGGCAGTAATTAAGCAGCGTAAAAAAGAACGGCCGGAAGGTTCTTATACGACGTATTTATTTGATAAAGGGCTTGACAAAATTTTAAAAAAAGTCGGTGAGGAAACGGCAGAAGTCATTATAGCCGCTAAGAACCCGAACAATGACGAAATTATTTACGAAACATCGGACTTGATCTATCATTTGCTTGTTCTGCTCGAAGAAAAAAAGGTTAAATTGAGCAGCATACAACAAGAATTGGCTTCAAGAAGGTAA
- the hisF gene encoding imidazole glycerol phosphate synthase subunit HisF, protein MLCKRIIPCLDVDGGRVVKGTNFINLRDAGDPVELASLYDKAGADELIFLDITASHEKRDIMLDVARRTAEEVFIPFTVGGGLRSLEDIRRMLAAGADKISLNTAAVQNPELVFQSARRFGSQCTVVAIDARQTGPGQWEVYVHGGRTSTGKDVLTWVKQVEELGAGEILLTSMDRDGTKDGYDLALTRAVSEAVAIPVIASGGAGNLEHLAEGALKGKADAVLAASIFHFKQYSINEAKEYLRREGVAVRI, encoded by the coding sequence GTGCTTTGCAAACGTATTATACCTTGTCTGGATGTAGACGGGGGTAGAGTGGTAAAGGGGACTAATTTTATAAACCTGAGAGATGCCGGTGACCCGGTGGAACTTGCCAGTTTATACGATAAGGCCGGCGCTGATGAACTTATTTTCTTAGATATAACCGCGTCTCATGAAAAAAGAGATATCATGCTTGATGTGGCCCGGCGTACCGCCGAAGAGGTATTTATTCCTTTTACAGTGGGCGGTGGTTTGCGTTCGCTGGAGGATATTCGCAGGATGCTGGCGGCGGGAGCCGATAAAATATCACTTAACACCGCAGCGGTGCAAAACCCTGAATTGGTATTTCAAAGTGCCCGGCGTTTCGGCAGTCAATGTACAGTGGTAGCGATAGATGCACGCCAGACGGGCCCGGGGCAGTGGGAAGTATACGTTCATGGCGGTAGGACATCCACGGGGAAGGATGTATTGACCTGGGTGAAGCAGGTGGAGGAATTAGGCGCGGGAGAGATACTGCTTACCAGTATGGATCGGGATGGTACCAAGGACGGCTATGATCTAGCATTGACCCGGGCGGTCAGTGAAGCGGTGGCTATTCCGGTGATTGCTTCCGGTGGTGCCGGTAATTTAGAACATTTAGCAGAGGGAGCATTAAAAGGGAAGGCAGATGCCGTCCTGGCTGCGTCCATCTTTCATTTTAAACAATACTCTATCAATGAGGCCAAGGAATATCTTCGGCGGGAAGGAGTGGCGGTAAGGATATGA
- the hisA gene encoding 1-(5-phosphoribosyl)-5-[(5-phosphoribosylamino)methylideneamino]imidazole-4-carboxamide isomerase: MLVIPAIDLREGRCVRLFQGKLDQETTYSHDPAEVALTWQEQGAKYLHLVDLDGAFAGEPKNMETVQRIIEAINIPVQLGGGIRTLSTVERLLKLGVDRVIFGTAAINNPDMVADACRQFGSERIVVGIDSKDGLVAVEGWATTVEKEALTLAHEIQKKGITRVVYTNTSLDGTLSGVDVKATADLAQKTGLKVIASGGVASAADIKNLKNTGVDIEGVILGKALYSGAITLPEALAEAEG; this comes from the coding sequence ATGTTAGTGATACCGGCGATTGATTTACGGGAAGGCCGCTGTGTTCGATTATTTCAAGGGAAACTGGACCAGGAAACTACATATTCCCACGATCCTGCTGAAGTGGCATTGACCTGGCAGGAACAAGGGGCTAAATACCTTCACCTGGTAGATTTGGATGGCGCTTTTGCCGGCGAACCAAAAAACATGGAAACTGTTCAAAGAATTATTGAAGCGATAAACATCCCCGTACAATTGGGCGGCGGTATTCGAACGCTGTCAACCGTGGAACGGCTGCTAAAGCTGGGAGTTGACCGGGTGATCTTTGGTACTGCGGCCATTAATAACCCTGACATGGTTGCGGATGCGTGTCGTCAATTCGGCAGCGAAAGAATCGTAGTGGGTATTGATAGTAAAGATGGGCTGGTTGCGGTGGAAGGATGGGCCACTACTGTGGAGAAGGAAGCATTAACTTTGGCTCATGAAATCCAAAAGAAAGGCATCACCAGGGTGGTTTATACCAATACCAGCTTGGATGGGACTTTGTCCGGTGTTGACGTAAAGGCCACCGCTGACCTAGCGCAGAAAACAGGCTTAAAAGTGATTGCTTCAGGGGGAGTTGCCTCAGCCGCTGATATCAAAAATCTAAAAAACACCGGCGTGGATATTGAAGGTGTTATTCTGGGTAAAGCTCTTTACAGCGGGGCGATAACTTTGCCGGAAGCGCTGGCGGAAGCGGAGGGATAA
- the hisH gene encoding imidazole glycerol phosphate synthase subunit HisH yields the protein MGNLRSVQKALESVGLAGEVTSNEKIISTAPAVILPGVGAFEDAMANLTRTGLIPIIREVVAKGTPFLGICLGMQLLFSTSEENGLHQGLNLLPGTVKRLPPGLKVPHMGWNQLVIRKEEPMLKGVNDGDYFYFVHSYYVQPEDDDVIIAASDYGFEFPALVGRDNLMGIQFHPEKSSNLGLQILKNFGEMVNQC from the coding sequence ATGGGTAACTTGCGCAGTGTGCAAAAAGCGTTGGAAAGCGTTGGACTAGCGGGGGAAGTCACCAGCAATGAAAAGATAATTTCCACGGCACCGGCAGTAATATTACCGGGTGTTGGTGCCTTTGAGGATGCGATGGCTAACCTTACCAGGACCGGGCTTATACCTATTATCAGAGAAGTGGTAGCTAAGGGCACCCCGTTCTTGGGGATTTGCCTGGGCATGCAGCTTCTTTTTAGCACAAGCGAGGAAAATGGTTTGCATCAGGGTTTGAACTTGCTGCCCGGTACTGTCAAACGACTGCCCCCAGGGTTAAAGGTGCCGCATATGGGCTGGAATCAATTGGTTATTCGTAAGGAAGAACCGATGCTAAAAGGTGTTAACGACGGTGATTATTTTTACTTTGTACATTCCTATTATGTTCAACCGGAAGACGATGATGTGATTATAGCTGCCAGTGATTATGGTTTTGAATTCCCCGCGCTGGTTGGGCGGGACAATCTCATGGGCATCCAGTTTCATCCGGAAAAGAGCAGCAACCTGGGTTTACAAATATTAAAGAATTTTGGGGAGATGGTGAATCAATGTTAG
- the hisB gene encoding imidazoleglycerol-phosphate dehydratase HisB produces MRTAVIKRKTAETDITLTLILDGMGNFRGTSGIGFFDHMLTAWCRHSKFDVDLNVHGDLEVDGHHTVEDVGLCLGQAFFEALGDKRGIYRFGSAFVPMDESLARAVADISGRAYFLYDALLTGSRLGEFDLELVSEFFRAFTQEARLTLHLKLCYGGNNHHKVEAMFKACARALAEAVAADPREGGIPSSKGVL; encoded by the coding sequence ATGCGTACCGCTGTAATCAAGCGTAAAACCGCAGAGACCGATATAACCCTGACATTAATATTGGATGGAATGGGAAATTTCCGGGGAACCAGCGGTATTGGTTTTTTCGACCATATGCTGACCGCATGGTGCAGACACAGTAAGTTCGATGTGGATTTAAACGTACACGGCGATTTAGAAGTGGATGGGCACCATACAGTGGAGGATGTGGGTCTTTGTTTGGGCCAAGCATTTTTCGAGGCATTAGGAGACAAGAGAGGTATTTATCGTTTCGGCAGTGCGTTTGTGCCTATGGATGAATCTTTAGCCCGGGCAGTAGCGGATATCAGTGGACGGGCCTATTTTCTTTATGATGCCTTACTTACCGGCAGCAGATTGGGCGAATTTGATCTAGAGCTTGTATCGGAATTCTTTCGTGCATTTACCCAGGAAGCGCGGTTAACCTTACATCTAAAGCTTTGTTATGGCGGCAACAATCATCATAAGGTTGAAGCGATGTTTAAGGCCTGTGCTCGTGCTCTTGCTGAAGCAGTGGCTGCGGACCCAAGAGAAGGTGGGATACCTTCATCCAAAGGGGTGCTTTAG
- the hisD gene encoding histidinol dehydrogenase: MIKIVTNSSDFNKYIQSSQTGLVEVERAVRSIINKVREEGEDGLLELRQRFDGVPSARPLRVQAEEINQAYQMVDDSFRRALQQAKENIYRFHRKQERKTWFSTEESGPSLGQLIRPIDRVGIYVPGGTATYPSSVLMNAIPARVAGVKEIAMVTPPDRDGNVPAPTLVAAAEVGITEIYRVGGAHAIAALAYGTRSIKPVDKITGPGNAYVTLAKKQVYGQVGIDMLAGPSEILVVADGNANARFAAADLLSQAEHDVLARPLMVTDSAILAAAVREEIERQLKRLSRQDIARQSIDNHGVIFVENDWENIWQLVNAIAPEHLELLVVNPMKMLGRVRHAGAVFLGPYSPEPVGDYVAGPNHVLPTGGTARFYSPLNVDTFIKKSSVISFSKKDLVKEAENIISLARVEGLDAHARAVQARLEED, encoded by the coding sequence ATGATTAAAATTGTTACCAATTCCAGTGACTTTAATAAGTATATTCAATCTTCACAAACAGGTTTAGTTGAAGTGGAAAGAGCTGTTCGTTCCATTATAAATAAAGTTCGTGAAGAAGGAGAAGATGGACTGCTGGAATTAAGGCAGAGATTTGATGGAGTACCATCTGCTCGGCCATTGAGGGTACAGGCGGAGGAAATCAATCAGGCATATCAAATGGTCGATGACTCCTTTCGGCGAGCTTTACAGCAGGCTAAGGAAAACATCTATCGTTTTCATCGTAAGCAGGAGAGGAAAACCTGGTTTTCAACCGAAGAATCAGGCCCGTCCCTAGGTCAATTAATCCGCCCTATTGACCGGGTAGGAATATATGTGCCCGGAGGTACAGCGACTTATCCTTCCTCGGTGCTGATGAATGCAATTCCCGCCCGGGTAGCGGGTGTCAAAGAAATTGCCATGGTTACTCCACCGGATAGGGATGGTAATGTTCCGGCTCCAACTTTGGTGGCTGCTGCTGAAGTAGGGATCACAGAAATTTACCGTGTTGGTGGTGCTCATGCTATAGCGGCTTTGGCATACGGGACCAGAAGCATAAAACCGGTGGACAAAATTACCGGCCCCGGAAATGCTTATGTTACTTTAGCCAAAAAGCAGGTTTATGGTCAGGTGGGTATCGACATGCTGGCAGGGCCCAGTGAAATATTGGTGGTGGCTGACGGTAATGCTAATGCTCGCTTTGCTGCTGCAGATTTACTTTCTCAGGCAGAGCACGATGTATTAGCGAGACCTTTAATGGTTACTGATAGTGCTATTTTAGCGGCGGCGGTTCGAGAAGAAATAGAGCGGCAGCTGAAGAGACTTTCACGACAGGATATTGCCCGTCAGTCCATTGATAACCATGGTGTGATTTTTGTTGAAAATGATTGGGAAAATATTTGGCAGCTGGTAAATGCTATTGCGCCGGAACACCTAGAACTTCTTGTAGTTAATCCAATGAAGATGCTTGGCAGAGTTCGCCATGCCGGGGCGGTGTTTTTAGGGCCATATTCACCGGAACCGGTGGGCGATTATGTGGCCGGTCCTAATCATGTATTGCCTACGGGAGGCACAGCAAGATTTTATTCCCCTTTAAATGTTGATACTTTTATCAAAAAGAGCAGTGTTATTTCTTTTTCAAAGAAAGACCTTGTCAAAGAGGCGGAGAATATTATTAGCCTGGCTCGGGTGGAAGGTTTAGATGCACATGCCCGAGCGGTACAGGCGCGTTTGGAGGAAGATTAG